A window from Lepus europaeus isolate LE1 chromosome 20, mLepTim1.pri, whole genome shotgun sequence encodes these proteins:
- the KEAP1 gene encoding kelch-like ECH-associated protein 1: MQPEAEPSGAEARSRFLPQQSQRPEGAGDAVMFASTECKAEVTPSQHGNRTFSYTLEDHTKQAFGIMNELRLSQQLCDVTLQVKYEDTPAAQFMAHKVVLASSSPVFKAMFTNGLREQGMEVVSIEGIHPQVMERLIEFAYTASISMGEKCVLHVMNGAVMYQIDSVVRACSDFLVQQLDPSNAIGIANFAEQIGCAELHQRAREYIYMHFGEVAKQEEFFNLSHCQLVTLISRDDLNVRCESEVFHACINWVKYDCEQRRFYVQALLRAVRCHSLTPHFLQMQLQKCEILQSDSRCKDYLVKVFQELTLHKPTQVMPCRAPKVGRLIYTAGGYFRQSLSYLEAYNPSDGTWLRLADLQVPRSGLAGCVVGGLLYAVGGRNNCPDGNTDSSALDCYNPMTNQWSPCASMSVPRNRIGVGVIDGHIYAVGGSHGCIHHNSVERYEPERDEWHLVSPMLTRRIGVGVAVLNRLLYAVGGFDGTNRLNSVECYYPERNEWRMVTPMNTIRSGAGVCVLHSSIYAAGGYDGQDQLNSVERYDVETETWSFVAPMKHRRSALGVTVHQGKIYVLGGYDGHTFLDSVECYDPDTDTWSEVTRMTSGRSGVGVAVTMEPCRKQIDQQNCTC, encoded by the exons ATGCAGCCGGAAGCCGAGCCTAGCGGGGCGGAGGCCCGCAGCCGATTCCTGCCCCAGCAGTCACAGCGCCCCGAGGGGGCGGGGGACGCAGTGATGTTCGCCTCCACGGAGTGCAAGGCCGAGGTGACGCCCTCCCAGCACGGCAACCGCACCTTCAGCTACACGCTGGAGGACCACACCAAGCAGGCCTTCGGGATCATGAACGAGCTGCGGCTCAGCCAGCAGCTGTGTGACGTCACGCTGCAGGTCAAGTACGAGGACACGCCGGCCGCCCAGTTCATGGCCCACAAGGTGGTGCTGGCCTCGTCCAGCCCGGTCTTCAAGGCCATGTTCACCAACGGGCTGCGGGAGCAGGGCATGGAGGTGGTGTCCATCGAGGGCATCCACCCCCAGGTCATGGAGCGGCTCATCGAGTTCGCCTACACGGCGTCCATCTCCATGGGCGAGAAGTGCGTGCTGCACGTCATGAACGGGGCCGTCATGTACCAGATCGACAGCGTCGTCCGCGCCTGCAGCGACTTCCTGGTGCAGCAGCTGGACCCCAGCAACGCCATCGGCATCGCCAACTTCGCTGAGCAGATCGGCTGCGCCGAGCTGCACCAGCGCGCCCGCGAGTACATCTATATGCACTTCGGGGAG GTGGCCAAGCAGGAGGAGTTCTTCAACCTGTCCCACTGCCAGCTGGTGACCCTCATCAGCCGCGACGACCTGAACGTGCGCTGCGAGTCCGAGGTCTTCCACGCCTGCATCAACTGGGTCAAGTACGACTGCGAGCAGCGGCGCTTCTACGTGCAGGCGCTGCTGCGCGCCGTGCGCTGCCACTCGCTCACGCCGCACTTCCTGCAGATGCAGCTGCAGAAGTGCGAGATCCTGCAGTCGGACTCCCGCTGCAAGGACTACCTGGTGAAGGTCTTCCAGGAGCTCACCCTGCACAAGCCCACGCAGGTGATGCCCTGCCGCGCGCCCAAGGTGGGCCGGCTCATCTACACGGCCGGCGGCTACTTCCGCCAGTCCCTCAGCTACCTGGAGGCCTACAACCCGAGCGACGGCACCTGGCTGCGGCTGGCGGACCTGCAGGTGCCGCGGAGCGGCCTGGCGGGCTGCGTGGTGGGCGGGCTGCTCTACGCCGTGGGCGGCCGCAACAACTGCCCCGACGGCAACACCGACTCCAGCGCCCTGGACTGCTACAACCCCATGACCAACCAGTGGTCGCCCTGCGCCTCCATGAGCGTGCCCCGCAACCGCATCGGGGTGGGGGTCATCGACGGGCACATCTACGCGGTGGGCGGCTCCCACGGCTGTATCCACCACAACAGCGTGGAGAG GTACGAGCCGGAGCGAGACGAGTGGCACCTGGTGTCCCCGATGCTGACCCGGAGGATCGGGGTGGGCGTGGCCGTCCTCAACCGCCTGCTCTATGCCGTCGGGGGCTTTGACGGGACGAACCGCCTTAACTCGGTCGAGTGCTACTACCCGGAGAGGAACGAGTGGCGAATGGTCACCCCCATGAACACCATCCGAAGCGGGGCAG GGGTCTGCGTGCTGCACAGCTCCATCTACGCGGCGGGGGGCTACGACGGGCAGGACCAGCTCAACAGTGTGGAGCGCTACGACGTGGAGACGGAGACCTGGAGCTTCGTAGCCCCCATGAAGCACCGGCGGAGCGCGCTGGGGGTCACGGTGCACCAGGGCAAGATCTACGTCCTCG GAGGCTACGACGGGCACACGTTCCTGGACAGCGTGGAGTGTTACGACCCAGACACAGACACCTGGAGCGAGGTGACCCGCATGACATCCGGCCGGAGCGGGGTGGGCGTCGCGGTCACCATGGAACCCTGCCGGAAGCAGATCGACCAGCAGAACTGCACCTGTTGA
- the S1PR5 gene encoding sphingosine 1-phosphate receptor 5, with protein MEPGLLRPAPVSEVIVLHYNYTGKLRGARYQPGAGLRADAAVCLAVCALIVLENLAVLLVLARHPRFHAPMFLLLGSLTLSDLLAGAAYATNILLSGPLTLRLSPALWFAREGGVFVALAASVLSLLAIALERHLTMARRGPAPAASRGRTLALAAAAWGVSLLLGLLPVLGWNCLGRLDACSTVLPLYAKAYVLFCVLAFVGILATICALYARIYCQVRANARRLRARPRAGRSASSRARRTSRSLALLRTLSVVLLAFVACWGPLFLLLLLDVACPARACPVLLQADPFLGLAMANSLLNPIIYTLTNRDLRHALLRLLCCGRRPCGRSQSGSQQSPSVAGASGGLRHCLPPGLDVSSSRSERSSPQQDALDTSGSAGSPGAPMAARTLALELAAYS; from the coding sequence ATGGAGCCCGGCCTGCTGCGACCCGCACCGGTGAGCGAGGTCATCGTCCTGCACTACAACTACACCGGGAAGCTCCGCGGCGCGCGCTACCAGCCCGGCGCGGGGCTGCGCGCCGACGCCGCCGTGTGCCTGGCCGTGTGCGCGCTCATCGTGCTGGAGAACTTGGCCGTGCTCCTCGTGCTCGCGCGCCACCCGCGCTTCCACGCGCCCATGTTCCTTCTCCTGGGTAGCCTCACGCTGTCTGacctgctggccggcgccgcctACGCCACCAACATCCTGCTGTCGGGGCCGCTCACGCTGCGACTGTCGCCTGCGCTCTGGTTCGCGCGTGAGGGCGGCGTCTTCGTGGCGCTCGCCGCGTCGGTGCTGAGCCTCCTGGCCATCGCCCTGGAGCGCCACCTCACCATGGCGCGCCGgggccccgcgcccgccgccaGTCGGGGTCGCACGCTGGCTCTGGCGGCGGCCGCCTGGGGCGTGTCGCTGCTCCTGGGGCTGCTGCCGGTGCTGGGCTGGAACTGCCTGGGTCGCCTGGACGCCTGCTCCACGGTCCTGCCCCTCTACGCCAAGGCCTACGTGCTTTTCTGCgtgctggcctttgtgggcatcttGGCCACCATCTGTGCGCTCTACGCGCGCATCTACTGCCAGGTGCGTGCCAACGCCAGACGCCTGCGGGCGCGACCCAGGGCTGGCCGGAGCGCGTCGAGCCGCGCACGGCGAACGTCTCGCTCCCTGGCGCTGCTGCGCACGCTCAGCGTGGTGCTCCTGGCCTTCGTGGCCTGCTGGGGTCCCCTCTTCCTGTTGCTTTTGCTGGACGTGGCGTGCCCGGCGCGTGCTTGTCCTGTGCTCCTGCAGGCCGATCCCTTCCTGGGCCTGGCCATGGCCAACTCGCTTCTAAACCCCATCATCTACACACTCACCAACCGCGACCTGCGCCACGCGCTCCTGCGGCTCCTCTGCTGTGGCCGCCGTCCCTGCGGCCGAAGCCAGAGCGGCTCCCAGCAGTCCCCGAGCGTGGCCGGGGCTTCGGGCGGTCTGCGCCACTGCCTGCCCCCGGGCCTGGACGTCAGCTCCAGCCGTTCGGAGCGCTCCTCACCCCAGCAAGACGCACTGGACACCAGCGGTTCTGCCGGCAGCCCCGGCGCGCCCATGGCCGCCAGAACCCTGGCACTGGAGCTAGCTGCATACTCGTGA